One part of the Ancylomarina subtilis genome encodes these proteins:
- a CDS encoding type I restriction endonuclease subunit R: MINEDQLEQLALTWFQDNGYNYLHGADIAPESATPYRNDFREVILAKECFEALSALNPGIPSAKIEEVIRLVSNPDGVNTVYKNKAFHKMLLDGVQVEFEHKGENIKDLVYLIDFNSVAANRFLVVNQYSIAGEKHTRRPDIMVFINGLPISILELKNPANEDTDIWDAYNQLQTYKKDIEDLFVFNEALVVSDGITARIGSLTANKERFMPWRTIDNEHDRPLVEFELEKVIKGFFKPELFLDYLRHFILFEGNGNGLIKKIAAYHQFHAVREAVKATIKAASVPQLAMAAEPRANYTNTLEPGSKKAGVIWHTQGSGKSISMVCYAGKLLQQAEMQNPTIVVVTDRSDLDGQLFKTFSQSADLLKQEPVQANSREDLRDILEARKSGGIVFTTIQKFSLYNGESKHPLLSKRHNIVVISDEAHRSQYGDKAKLDTKTGVYKYGFSQHMRDALNNATFIGFTGTPISMVDKDTQNVFGSYVSIYDIQDAVDDGATVPIFYESRLAKLDINQAEIEKLNQDVEEVIEDEEDLVTREKTKSKWAELEKLVGAENRMLKIAADLVNHYQQRIQIIDGKAMIVCMSRDICVQMYNHITAIKPEWHNDDPSKGNIKVIMTGSASDKESIQDHVHTKKVKKDLENRFKDENDDLQIVIVRDMWLTGFDAPPCHTMYVDKPMKGHNLMQAIARVNRVFKNKPGGLVVDYIGIANELKWALKTYTESKGKGSPTNKAQEAFVIFQNKLDALRGMFHGFNYSDFETKPLELLIPATNHILEDSKNGKKRFLDLMAAINSALALCGTLDEINEYKIEIAFFNAIKATIIKHTSVDKKRLEEEKNSALKQILDNAVVAEGVEDIFKLAGLEKPNIGLLSEDFLEDVRRLKMKNFAVALLEKLLKDNIKAHSRGNLVQEQKYGDRLLESLRKYHNRQIETAQVIEELIQMAKDFQKDMEREKDLGLNIDEIRFYDALASNESAVRELHEETLKQIAIELTEKLRNSTTVDWQVRDSVRAKIRNMVRRLLRRYKYPPDQAPQAIELILKQAEVLADGWTN, translated from the coding sequence TTCATGGAGCCGACATTGCTCCCGAATCGGCAACACCTTATCGTAACGATTTCCGCGAAGTTATTCTTGCAAAGGAATGCTTCGAGGCACTATCGGCTCTAAACCCTGGTATCCCCTCCGCTAAAATCGAAGAGGTAATCCGTCTGGTTTCAAATCCCGATGGGGTGAACACCGTTTATAAAAACAAGGCTTTTCACAAAATGCTTTTAGACGGAGTTCAGGTTGAATTTGAGCACAAAGGGGAGAATATCAAAGATTTGGTTTACCTCATCGATTTCAATTCGGTGGCTGCCAATCGATTTTTGGTGGTCAATCAGTATTCCATTGCCGGCGAAAAACACACCCGTCGTCCCGATATCATGGTTTTTATTAATGGTTTGCCCATCTCTATTCTGGAACTAAAAAATCCGGCCAACGAAGATACCGATATTTGGGATGCATACAATCAACTTCAAACCTATAAAAAAGATATAGAAGACCTCTTTGTATTCAACGAGGCTTTAGTGGTTTCCGATGGCATTACGGCTCGTATTGGTTCTCTAACCGCCAACAAAGAACGTTTCATGCCTTGGCGAACCATCGATAACGAACACGATCGTCCCTTGGTCGAATTCGAATTGGAGAAGGTGATCAAAGGTTTCTTTAAACCCGAATTGTTTCTCGATTACCTGCGCCATTTTATCCTGTTTGAAGGCAATGGTAATGGACTCATAAAAAAAATTGCAGCTTACCATCAGTTTCACGCCGTTCGCGAAGCTGTAAAAGCAACTATTAAGGCGGCCAGTGTTCCCCAATTGGCCATGGCTGCCGAACCTAGAGCCAATTATACAAATACATTAGAGCCGGGTTCGAAGAAAGCAGGCGTTATTTGGCACACCCAAGGCTCGGGCAAAAGCATCTCCATGGTCTGTTATGCAGGTAAGCTGTTACAGCAGGCCGAAATGCAGAATCCAACCATTGTGGTGGTCACCGATCGTTCCGATCTCGATGGTCAACTGTTTAAAACCTTCTCGCAATCTGCCGATCTACTCAAACAAGAGCCCGTTCAAGCTAATAGCCGTGAGGATTTGCGCGATATACTCGAAGCCCGTAAATCGGGAGGAATTGTATTCACCACCATACAAAAATTCTCATTATACAATGGCGAATCCAAGCACCCACTGCTAAGCAAGCGCCACAACATAGTTGTAATTAGCGACGAGGCACACCGATCGCAGTATGGCGATAAAGCCAAGCTCGATACCAAAACGGGAGTTTATAAATATGGTTTCTCGCAACACATGCGCGATGCCTTAAACAATGCAACCTTTATTGGCTTTACAGGTACGCCTATCTCTATGGTTGATAAGGACACCCAAAATGTATTTGGCAGCTATGTCAGTATTTACGACATACAAGATGCGGTAGACGATGGTGCTACGGTACCCATTTTTTACGAAAGCAGATTAGCCAAGCTCGATATCAACCAGGCAGAAATCGAAAAACTGAATCAGGACGTCGAAGAGGTCATCGAAGACGAAGAAGATCTGGTCACTCGTGAAAAGACAAAAAGCAAATGGGCAGAATTGGAGAAATTGGTAGGTGCTGAAAATCGTATGCTTAAAATTGCCGCCGATTTGGTGAATCATTACCAGCAGCGCATCCAAATTATTGATGGAAAAGCCATGATAGTTTGCATGAGTCGTGACATTTGCGTGCAGATGTACAATCACATTACCGCAATAAAACCCGAATGGCACAACGACGATCCTTCCAAAGGAAATATCAAAGTGATTATGACCGGCTCGGCTTCCGATAAGGAGTCCATTCAGGATCATGTCCACACCAAGAAAGTAAAAAAGGATTTGGAGAATCGCTTCAAAGACGAAAACGACGATCTGCAGATTGTAATTGTCCGCGACATGTGGCTTACGGGTTTCGATGCACCGCCTTGTCATACCATGTATGTCGACAAACCCATGAAAGGCCACAACCTAATGCAGGCCATTGCCCGCGTAAACCGTGTGTTTAAAAATAAACCAGGTGGATTGGTGGTCGATTACATTGGCATTGCCAATGAGTTAAAGTGGGCACTAAAAACCTACACCGAATCGAAAGGAAAAGGCTCGCCAACAAACAAAGCGCAGGAAGCTTTTGTCATTTTTCAAAATAAACTGGATGCACTTAGAGGCATGTTTCATGGTTTTAATTATTCTGATTTTGAAACAAAACCTTTGGAGCTTCTCATTCCAGCCACCAACCATATTTTGGAAGATTCAAAGAATGGAAAAAAACGTTTCCTCGATTTAATGGCAGCCATAAATTCGGCATTGGCACTTTGTGGCACTTTAGATGAAATAAACGAATACAAAATTGAAATCGCCTTCTTCAATGCCATTAAGGCAACCATCATAAAACACACCAGTGTCGATAAAAAGCGTCTGGAAGAAGAAAAGAATTCGGCCTTAAAGCAAATACTCGACAATGCCGTTGTTGCCGAAGGCGTAGAAGATATTTTCAAACTTGCAGGATTGGAGAAACCAAATATTGGTTTGCTTTCCGAAGATTTTTTAGAAGATGTACGTCGCCTAAAAATGAAGAATTTTGCGGTGGCCCTCTTAGAGAAATTATTAAAAGACAACATCAAAGCGCACTCTCGGGGCAACTTGGTTCAGGAACAAAAATATGGCGACAGACTTCTCGAATCTTTGCGTAAATACCACAACCGTCAAATTGAAACCGCTCAGGTAATCGAAGAGCTGATTCAAATGGCCAAGGATTTCCAAAAGGACATGGAACGTGAAAAAGATTTAGGTCTGAACATCGACGAAATCCGTTTTTACGATGCACTTGCCAGCAACGAAAGTGCTGTTCGTGAATTGCACGAAGAAACATTAAAGCAAATAGCTATAGAACTAACCGAAAAGCTTCGAAACAGCACCACGGTTGATTGGCAAGTCCGCGACAGCGTCCGCGCCAAAATCCGCAACATGGTTCGTCGTTTGCTTCGCCGTTATAAGTATCCACCAGATCAGGCTCCTCAAGCAATTGAATTAATATTAAAACAAGCCGAAGTTTTGGCTGATGGATGGACAAATTAA
- a CDS encoding putative phage abortive infection protein: MTLLNIAIHFAIGMAISLLGFYFFRKFIRKYFTKHLTYIFLSYWAFCILIFLFLIGSGGATFYIDTTIWYEFGSFIGAFLLAATLLFQIRSFRRQQVEAKFFEMVKYYRDNVVQMKLRNPFHHNSHEETHAEGRRVLKVIFDQYKVARGIVDFEKVVDSNKIDDCFIKPKEYNAFFSSQSDQELSAEHKKMFIENEIAYLITYWGVSSGTVKEIENWLTKQFRLKNKEKDENDYPELQTELIRKIIKCVAFYKCDCNKDCHSKYTDSIYTHLKQTEGRSFIECKKSTKKTKFFGGHQYQLGHYFRHLFQAVKFIDQQPAWLFSKVDKYEYAKILRAQMSNYEQALLFINSLTVLGRNWEYNNKEGKRLISEYHMIKNLPQHFIPNMNPKDYYPDVNFEWKENDKNEINLPTKTMQSTSNQTTPAREKENHLRIEEVEKWRKEISTWNLLYKKYPPKVKLYFWSLAFTGTIILIAWIYFKEYNLRWLLLVIPALNAYLSYRLSKSHIVNIFESYRVELQIEPLLYNKNKLSLIQQKIIEKKIGSDVSNQSYIEFLLNHIETKKQTKRFNYPTSVWFISVTVSAIIVASVKTFSLADLPIAITFFYVIFVIEIFIRNNFIDIYKNRYNDLIKALKNIQLNNLSKKG, translated from the coding sequence ATGACTCTCTTAAATATTGCCATTCATTTTGCTATCGGAATGGCAATTTCTTTATTAGGATTTTATTTTTTTAGAAAATTCATAAGGAAATATTTCACCAAGCATCTTACATATATTTTTCTAAGTTATTGGGCATTTTGCATATTAATTTTCCTATTCTTAATTGGATCAGGTGGTGCCACTTTCTATATTGATACAACAATATGGTATGAATTTGGTTCCTTCATCGGAGCATTCCTTTTAGCAGCAACTTTACTGTTTCAAATTCGCTCTTTTCGCCGCCAGCAAGTTGAAGCCAAATTCTTCGAGATGGTGAAGTACTACAGGGATAATGTTGTCCAGATGAAATTGAGAAACCCCTTTCATCATAATAGTCATGAAGAAACACATGCAGAAGGGCGTCGTGTTTTAAAAGTAATTTTCGATCAATATAAAGTTGCAAGGGGAATTGTAGATTTCGAAAAAGTGGTTGATAGCAATAAAATAGATGATTGTTTTATAAAACCTAAGGAATATAATGCATTCTTCTCTTCTCAATCTGATCAAGAATTATCTGCTGAGCATAAGAAAATGTTTATCGAAAACGAAATTGCATACCTAATCACCTATTGGGGAGTTTCTAGTGGTACGGTAAAAGAAATAGAAAATTGGTTGACAAAACAATTTAGACTCAAAAATAAGGAAAAAGATGAGAATGATTATCCGGAACTACAAACTGAACTTATTAGAAAAATTATAAAGTGTGTCGCATTTTATAAGTGTGATTGCAATAAAGATTGTCATTCTAAATACACTGATTCAATTTACACTCATCTAAAACAAACAGAAGGTCGAAGTTTTATTGAATGTAAAAAATCAACAAAAAAAACTAAGTTTTTCGGAGGCCATCAATATCAATTAGGACACTATTTTCGCCATCTTTTCCAAGCCGTGAAATTTATCGACCAACAACCAGCCTGGCTTTTCTCTAAAGTAGATAAGTACGAATACGCAAAAATCCTTCGAGCTCAAATGTCCAATTATGAACAAGCACTCTTATTTATCAACTCATTAACCGTTTTAGGCCGTAATTGGGAATATAACAATAAGGAGGGTAAGCGCTTGATTTCCGAATATCATATGATTAAAAACTTACCACAACATTTTATTCCCAACATGAATCCTAAAGATTATTATCCTGATGTGAATTTTGAGTGGAAAGAGAATGATAAAAATGAAATAAATTTGCCAACCAAAACAATGCAATCAACATCAAACCAAACTACCCCTGCACGGGAAAAAGAAAATCATCTTAGAATTGAAGAAGTTGAGAAATGGAGAAAAGAAATTTCTACTTGGAATCTACTTTATAAAAAATATCCACCAAAAGTAAAGTTATATTTTTGGTCACTAGCTTTCACTGGAACTATTATTCTTATTGCATGGATATATTTTAAAGAGTACAACTTGCGTTGGTTATTATTAGTGATACCTGCATTAAATGCTTATTTATCATATCGTCTATCTAAATCTCATATAGTTAATATTTTTGAAAGTTATAGAGTCGAATTACAAATCGAACCTTTATTGTATAATAAAAATAAATTAAGCTTAATCCAACAGAAAATAATTGAAAAGAAGATTGGAAGTGATGTGTCAAATCAATCTTATATTGAATTTTTATTAAATCATATTGAAACTAAAAAACAAACTAAAAGATTTAATTATCCAACATCTGTTTGGTTCATTTCAGTGACTGTCAGTGCTATTATTGTGGCATCAGTTAAAACTTTTAGTCTTGCAGATCTTCCTATTGCTATTACTTTTTTTTATGTCATTTTTGTGATTGAGATTTTTATTAGAAATAATTTTATAGACATTTATAAAAATCGATATAATGATCTGATCAAAGCATTAAAAAACATTCAACTTAATAATCTATCTAAAAAAGGATAA
- a CDS encoding helix-turn-helix transcriptional regulator produces the protein MSLPIFIKEKRKLLNLTQQDLADKAGVGLRFVRDLEQGKLTLRMDKVNQVLNLFGQELGPVSLNKNN, from the coding sequence ATGTCACTACCCATATTCATAAAAGAAAAAAGAAAGTTGCTGAATCTAACTCAGCAGGATCTAGCCGATAAAGCTGGAGTTGGCTTGAGATTCGTTCGTGATCTGGAACAGGGCAAACTCACATTGAGAATGGATAAAGTTAATCAGGTTCTAAATTTGTTTGGTCAGGAACTAGGTCCAGTATCTTTAAATAAAAATAACTAA
- a CDS encoding HipA N-terminal domain-containing protein: MRKAKVYMHDQWAGTLFENEEGFMFAYEEAFLQTKNPESISLTLPLSTKAYKSATMFPFFDGLIPEGWLLDIAEKNWKIRETDRMGLLMACCKDCIGAVSIIAETDN, encoded by the coding sequence ATGCGGAAAGCAAAAGTTTACATGCACGATCAATGGGCAGGAACTCTATTTGAAAACGAAGAGGGGTTTATGTTTGCTTATGAAGAAGCCTTTCTTCAAACTAAAAATCCCGAGTCCATTAGTCTAACATTACCACTCAGCACAAAGGCCTACAAGAGTGCCACAATGTTTCCTTTTTTTGATGGACTTATCCCTGAAGGATGGTTACTTGACATCGCTGAGAAGAACTGGAAAATTCGTGAAACAGATCGAATGGGTCTTTTAATGGCTTGTTGCAAAGACTGTATTGGAGCCGTTAGTATAATCGCTGAAACCGACAACTAA